A stretch of the Paenibacillus dendritiformis genome encodes the following:
- a CDS encoding fumarylacetoacetate hydrolase family protein — MSDHRGRMSDGRQARNVYCIGRNYRLHAAELGNAVPEQPMVFLKPSHAVITIDAETALPLPLERGAVHHEVELVLRIGRRVEPGMTAAEAVDAFALGIDFTLRDVQDVLKKKGHPWLAAKGVLNSAPVTRFLPFSGTETLERTSFAMHNNGRLVQEGRAEEMLFTLDTVIEYTARHYGLGEGDLLFTGTPAGVGPVQAGDRLELSWGGERLGSCVIAAQN; from the coding sequence ATGAGCGATCATAGAGGACGGATGAGCGACGGGCGCCAAGCGCGCAATGTCTATTGCATCGGGCGCAACTATCGGCTGCATGCGGCCGAATTGGGCAATGCGGTTCCCGAGCAGCCAATGGTATTTTTGAAGCCTTCCCATGCGGTGATAACGATTGATGCGGAGACGGCGCTCCCGCTCCCGCTCGAACGGGGGGCGGTTCATCACGAAGTGGAGCTGGTGCTTCGCATCGGCCGCCGGGTCGAGCCGGGCATGACGGCTGCGGAAGCGGTCGACGCCTTTGCCCTTGGGATTGATTTTACGCTGCGCGACGTGCAGGACGTTTTGAAGAAGAAGGGTCATCCGTGGTTGGCCGCCAAAGGCGTGCTGAACTCGGCCCCGGTCACGCGTTTTCTCCCTTTTTCGGGCACGGAGACGCTGGAACGGACGAGCTTCGCGATGCATAACAACGGCCGCCTTGTCCAGGAGGGGCGCGCGGAGGAGATGCTGTTCACTCTCGATACGGTGATCGAGTATACGGCCCGCCATTATGGGCTCGGTGAAGGTGATCTCCTCTTCACGGGAACGCCGGCAGGAGTCGGCCCGGTGCAGGCCGGGGATCGCCTGGAATTAAGCTGGGGCGGAGAACGGCTGGGCTCCTGCGTCATCGCGGCGCAGAATTGA
- a CDS encoding CapA family protein: protein MRQSRKLREGRARRRRRRPLLVLNILLAVIVAGTAYAGWQQGLLSGEQAEWPQPPAASPEGEAPAQEKPASGLPAGEPEGESPGPADSQAADGDTDQTDQGAPLPGSGPEEEPRVRLAFAGDVMTAGRVEEVVKEHGYDFPFVHAKRWFQEADIAAVNLETPLTVRGVPAKDKEFVYKSSPRMAQAMIEAGIDLVNLANNHSMDQGEEGLLDTFAALKEVHLPYVGAGHDAEEAFAPVMLESQGIKLAFLGFTRVVPEVSWYAGKNKPGLATTYEGMKEKAAKAVASAKEQADVVVVIAHWGKEKVDFPVDYQRELARLYIDAGADLIVGGHPHVLQGLEQYKGKWIAYSLGNFIFTRAVQPITWETAILQAECTKQGQCDLTVVPFYTELGQAVPLDGEAGQAVLQRLENISEQVSIDAEGRVKHRKK, encoded by the coding sequence TTGAGACAATCGCGGAAGTTGCGGGAAGGGCGGGCGCGAAGGCGGCGCCGCCGCCCGCTGCTTGTCCTGAATATTTTGCTGGCGGTCATCGTGGCCGGAACGGCCTATGCCGGCTGGCAGCAGGGATTATTGTCCGGCGAACAAGCGGAATGGCCCCAGCCGCCGGCTGCTTCTCCCGAAGGGGAAGCGCCGGCGCAGGAGAAGCCGGCCAGCGGGCTCCCGGCGGGTGAGCCGGAAGGCGAGTCTCCCGGCCCTGCCGACAGTCAAGCGGCGGACGGCGATACGGACCAGACCGATCAGGGTGCGCCGCTTCCGGGGAGCGGGCCGGAGGAGGAGCCGCGCGTCCGGCTTGCCTTCGCCGGCGACGTGATGACGGCTGGACGCGTGGAGGAAGTCGTGAAGGAGCATGGATATGACTTTCCTTTTGTGCACGCCAAGAGGTGGTTCCAGGAAGCGGATATCGCCGCGGTGAATCTGGAGACGCCGCTGACGGTCCGGGGCGTCCCGGCGAAGGACAAGGAATTCGTCTACAAGTCATCCCCGCGGATGGCGCAGGCGATGATCGAGGCGGGCATTGACCTCGTTAACCTCGCCAACAACCATTCGATGGATCAAGGGGAAGAAGGGCTGCTGGATACGTTCGCCGCGCTGAAGGAAGTTCATCTTCCTTACGTCGGGGCGGGGCATGATGCGGAGGAAGCCTTCGCGCCGGTTATGCTCGAGAGCCAGGGCATCAAGCTCGCCTTCCTCGGCTTTACCCGTGTCGTTCCGGAAGTGAGCTGGTATGCGGGCAAGAACAAGCCGGGGCTGGCGACGACCTATGAAGGAATGAAGGAGAAAGCGGCGAAGGCGGTCGCGAGCGCGAAGGAGCAGGCCGATGTCGTCGTCGTGATTGCGCATTGGGGGAAGGAGAAGGTGGATTTCCCGGTGGATTATCAGCGGGAGCTGGCCCGCCTCTACATTGATGCGGGGGCCGACCTGATCGTGGGCGGACATCCCCACGTCCTACAAGGCCTGGAGCAGTACAAAGGCAAATGGATCGCCTACAGCCTGGGCAACTTTATTTTTACGCGGGCCGTGCAGCCCATAACGTGGGAGACCGCCATTTTGCAGGCGGAATGCACGAAGCAGGGCCAATGCGATCTGACCGTCGTTCCGTTCTATACCGAACTGGGGCAAGCCGTTCCGCTTGACGGGGAAGCAGGGCAGGCGGTGCTGCAGCGGCTGGAGAACATATCGGAGCAGGTATCCATCGACGCGGAGGGACGCGTGAAGCATCGGAAGAAGTGA
- the hemG gene encoding protoporphyrinogen oxidase has translation MNALRKLVVIGGGITGLSAAFYALKQADEEGQPVSVAVIEQSDRLGGKIETLRKEGCVIEKGPDSFLARKLPMIDLARDLGMESELVATNPHAKKTYILRRGKLYRMPPGLVLGIPTELGPFAKSGLISPWGKLRAAMDLFIKPRPSEDDESVGAFLDRRLGREVTEHIAEPLLAGIYAGDLQALSLQATFPQFAQVERQHGGLIRGMKASRQAGQSVPGLPDVAKGTMFLTFRNGLTSLVERLEETLRERADLRLGVAAEGLEKREDGKYRVRLGDGSSLEADAVIVTTPSYHAASLLEEHVDASALKAIRHVSVANVVSVFDRKQVKNKFDGTGFVISRREGRAITACTWTSVKWPHTSRGDKLIIRCYIGRAGDEERVDWPDEALKRTVRSELRELLDIDIDPEFVEITRLRHSMPQYPVGHVQEIRSLRDEVGRVLPGVFLAGQPYEGVGMPDCVRSGRDAAEAAVSALQAISASTEAPANDAATGTAG, from the coding sequence ATGAATGCTCTGCGGAAACTTGTCGTTATCGGTGGAGGAATTACGGGATTGAGCGCGGCGTTCTACGCGCTGAAGCAGGCGGATGAAGAGGGCCAGCCCGTCTCCGTTGCCGTCATAGAGCAATCGGACCGTCTCGGCGGGAAGATTGAGACCCTGCGGAAGGAAGGGTGCGTCATTGAGAAAGGGCCGGACTCCTTCCTCGCCCGGAAGCTGCCGATGATTGATTTGGCGCGTGACCTTGGGATGGAATCCGAATTGGTCGCCACGAATCCGCATGCCAAAAAAACCTATATATTGCGCCGGGGCAAGCTGTACCGGATGCCGCCCGGCCTCGTGCTCGGCATTCCGACGGAGCTGGGGCCGTTCGCGAAGAGCGGGCTCATCTCACCGTGGGGGAAGCTTCGCGCGGCTATGGATCTGTTCATCAAGCCGCGTCCGTCGGAGGACGATGAATCCGTCGGCGCGTTCCTGGACAGACGTCTCGGACGGGAAGTGACGGAGCACATCGCCGAGCCGCTATTGGCCGGCATTTATGCCGGAGATCTGCAGGCACTGAGCCTGCAAGCGACCTTCCCCCAATTCGCGCAGGTGGAGCGCCAGCACGGCGGCCTGATACGCGGAATGAAAGCGAGCCGCCAAGCGGGCCAATCGGTTCCGGGGCTGCCGGATGTCGCCAAAGGAACGATGTTCCTGACCTTCCGCAATGGCTTGACCTCGCTCGTCGAACGGCTGGAGGAGACGCTGCGGGAACGGGCCGATCTGCGCCTCGGCGTCGCTGCGGAAGGACTGGAGAAGCGGGAAGACGGCAAATATCGGGTCCGTCTGGGGGATGGAAGCAGCCTGGAGGCGGATGCGGTCATCGTGACCACCCCTTCGTATCATGCGGCTTCCTTGCTTGAGGAGCATGTCGACGCGAGCGCCTTGAAGGCAATCCGTCATGTATCGGTCGCGAACGTCGTCAGCGTGTTCGATCGCAAGCAGGTCAAGAATAAGTTCGACGGCACGGGGTTCGTCATCTCGCGCCGGGAGGGCCGGGCGATTACCGCCTGCACGTGGACCTCGGTGAAGTGGCCGCATACGAGCCGCGGGGACAAGCTGATCATCCGCTGCTATATTGGCCGGGCCGGAGACGAGGAGCGGGTCGATTGGCCGGATGAGGCGCTCAAGCGCACGGTGCGCAGCGAGCTTCGGGAACTGCTTGATATCGATATCGACCCGGAGTTCGTCGAGATTACGCGCCTCCGCCACTCGATGCCCCAGTATCCGGTCGGACATGTGCAGGAGATCCGTTCGCTGAGGGACGAGGTGGGGCGCGTGCTGCCGGGCGTATTCCTTGCCGGACAGCCGTACGAAGGGGTCGGCATGCCCGATTGCGTTCGCAGCGGCCGCGATGCGGCGGAAGCCGCGGTCAGCGCCCTGCAAGCCATAAGTGCGAGCACCGAAGCGCCGGCCAATGACGCCGCGACCGGTACCGCAGGGTAA
- the hemH gene encoding ferrochelatase, producing the protein MSYGTPRSLEEIEPYYTHIRRGNPPSEEQLKELTDRYEAIVGGVFPLREHTNRQVEALQETLNRRTEGTEVQYVCYQGLKHAQPYIEDGVEAMAADGIKEAVSVVLAPHYSAMSVGGYNARAKEAAAKHGIELRCVNSYHLHPDLLDALTGRVDEQLDAFVAEGAERHEIQVLFSAHSLPARILEMNDPYVDELNATSAAIAERCGLKEEQWRFTWQSAGRTATPWLGPDILDTLAAVHQEGIRWVLSAPIGFVSDHLEVLYDLDIEAVQEAERLGIRFKRIRMLNDDPKYMATLADVTMKAMSEASN; encoded by the coding sequence ATGTCCTATGGAACCCCCCGCAGCCTCGAAGAAATCGAGCCTTATTACACGCATATCCGGCGGGGCAACCCGCCTTCCGAGGAGCAGTTGAAGGAACTTACGGATCGGTATGAAGCGATTGTCGGGGGCGTGTTCCCGCTGCGGGAGCATACGAACCGCCAAGTTGAAGCGCTGCAGGAGACGCTGAACCGCCGGACCGAAGGCACGGAAGTTCAGTATGTGTGCTACCAAGGCCTGAAGCATGCGCAGCCGTATATTGAGGACGGCGTCGAGGCCATGGCCGCGGACGGCATCAAGGAAGCCGTGTCCGTGGTGCTGGCGCCGCATTATTCCGCGATGAGCGTCGGCGGCTATAATGCGCGGGCGAAGGAAGCGGCGGCGAAGCACGGGATTGAGCTTCGCTGCGTTAACAGCTATCATCTTCACCCCGATCTGCTGGATGCGTTGACCGGGCGGGTGGATGAGCAGCTGGACGCTTTCGTCGCCGAAGGGGCTGAGCGGCATGAGATCCAGGTGTTGTTCAGCGCTCACAGCCTGCCTGCCCGTATCCTGGAGATGAACGACCCGTATGTGGATGAATTGAACGCCACATCGGCCGCGATAGCCGAGCGCTGCGGGCTGAAGGAAGAGCAGTGGAGATTCACCTGGCAGAGCGCGGGCCGGACGGCAACGCCTTGGCTGGGGCCGGATATTTTGGATACGCTCGCCGCGGTCCATCAGGAAGGCATTCGTTGGGTGCTGTCGGCGCCGATTGGATTCGTATCCGATCATCTGGAAGTGCTGTATGATCTCGATATCGAGGCGGTGCAGGAGGCCGAGCGTCTGGGCATCCGCTTCAAGCGCATTCGCATGCTGAACGATGATCCGAAGTATATGGCGACATTGGCCGACGTTACGATGAAGGCGATGTCGGAAGCGAGTAACTAG
- the hemE gene encoding uroporphyrinogen decarboxylase: MTYNDRFLKACRQEQTDRVPVWYMRQAGRYDPDYRKIKEKYSLLEICRRPELAAEVTMMPVRKLGVDAAILYSDIMNPVASMGIDFDIVANVGPVIHNPIRSAADVERLRPVDPEGDLGHILETIRILDRELKVPLITFAGSPFTIASYLIEGRPSKNYILTKTMMYETPDVWHALMDKLGDMVIAYVRSQVANGAKAFQLFDSWVGSLSPRDFERYVLPTMKRIFAELSELDVPKIYFPGVSSGELLPVLRDLKADVIGLDWRISVTEGRRRLNGRFAVQGNLDPYVLTGPMSVIEREAAHIIEQGIQEPGYIFNLGHGLFPEVSLDKLRQLTEFVHEYSSRLLAKK; this comes from the coding sequence ATGACTTATAATGATCGTTTTCTGAAAGCGTGTCGACAGGAACAAACAGACCGCGTGCCGGTATGGTACATGCGGCAGGCCGGGCGTTATGATCCCGACTATCGCAAGATTAAAGAGAAATACAGTCTGCTTGAAATATGCCGTCGGCCCGAGCTGGCCGCTGAAGTTACAATGATGCCCGTCCGCAAGCTTGGCGTGGATGCGGCGATTCTCTATTCCGATATTATGAATCCGGTCGCTTCGATGGGGATCGACTTCGATATCGTAGCCAATGTGGGACCGGTTATTCACAATCCGATACGAAGCGCGGCCGACGTCGAGCGCCTGAGACCGGTCGATCCGGAAGGCGATCTGGGCCATATTCTCGAGACCATTCGCATCCTTGACCGGGAGCTGAAGGTTCCGCTCATCACGTTCGCGGGCTCCCCGTTCACGATTGCGAGCTATTTGATCGAGGGCCGGCCTTCCAAAAATTATATTCTTACAAAAACGATGATGTACGAGACTCCTGACGTATGGCATGCCTTGATGGACAAGCTGGGAGACATGGTGATCGCCTATGTGCGTTCCCAGGTGGCGAATGGGGCCAAAGCGTTCCAATTGTTCGACAGTTGGGTCGGTTCCTTGTCTCCGCGCGATTTCGAACGGTACGTGCTGCCGACGATGAAGCGCATTTTTGCGGAACTGTCCGAGCTGGACGTCCCGAAAATATATTTCCCCGGCGTCAGCTCCGGCGAATTGCTTCCGGTCCTCCGCGATCTGAAGGCGGATGTAATCGGGTTGGACTGGCGGATATCCGTCACGGAAGGACGCCGCCGGTTGAACGGCCGGTTCGCCGTCCAGGGCAATCTGGACCCTTATGTGCTGACGGGGCCGATGAGCGTCATCGAACGGGAAGCCGCCCATATCATAGAGCAGGGAATTCAGGAGCCGGGCTATATTTTCAACCTCGGCCACGGGCTCTTCCCGGAAGTTTCGCTGGACAAATTGCGGCAGCTGACCGAGTTCGTGCATGAATATTCCAGTCGATTGCTGGCGAAGAAATAA
- a CDS encoding MFS transporter codes for MQQWKLNLIILWFGSFLVMSGMTMVTPFLALYLQHDIGLSDPHQIAIWTGLIFAANFLTSFIFQPIWGKFADKYGRKVMIIRSGLGMAIVTVLMGFAQTPMHLLLLRLLNGTISGFNPAAVALVSSTTPRERTGFAMGILQSGVVAGTILGPLIGGGLADWVGYRPIFYITGTLLFLATMLTLFMVKESFDREKAAEEPQISVLAGFKQLSGIPQLLSLFAVTFLLQFAMLSPMSLLPLYVQDLHGSTQNLAFLAGLVSAVTGLSNMICSPILGKMSDKYGSHRILTVCLIGAALTLIPQAFVGTVWQLLIVRFLLGIFMGGLLPSVNSLIRKYTPDGMESRAYSFNTSTLALGNMIGPVFGGAMSGLIGIQGIFIISGILLLVNTAWARYSLYGRRRTSH; via the coding sequence ATGCAGCAATGGAAACTGAATCTGATTATTCTCTGGTTCGGATCTTTTTTGGTCATGTCAGGCATGACCATGGTTACGCCGTTCTTGGCGCTGTATTTGCAGCATGATATCGGGTTAAGCGATCCGCATCAAATTGCGATCTGGACGGGACTTATTTTTGCGGCGAATTTTTTGACCTCATTCATTTTTCAGCCGATCTGGGGCAAGTTCGCCGATAAGTACGGCCGCAAAGTCATGATTATCCGTTCCGGCTTAGGGATGGCCATCGTGACGGTATTAATGGGCTTCGCGCAGACGCCGATGCATCTGCTGCTGCTTCGCCTGCTGAATGGAACCATCTCGGGCTTCAACCCGGCCGCGGTCGCGCTCGTATCGTCGACCACGCCGCGTGAACGGACCGGCTTCGCGATGGGGATCCTGCAGTCCGGCGTCGTCGCCGGCACGATTCTCGGTCCGCTTATCGGCGGGGGGCTGGCGGACTGGGTCGGCTATCGGCCGATTTTCTATATTACCGGAACTCTGCTGTTCCTGGCCACGATGCTGACGCTATTCATGGTGAAGGAATCGTTCGACCGTGAAAAAGCGGCGGAAGAGCCCCAAATCTCGGTTCTCGCCGGCTTCAAACAATTGTCCGGCATTCCGCAGCTGCTGTCCCTGTTCGCGGTAACCTTCCTGCTTCAATTCGCCATGCTGAGCCCGATGTCGCTGCTTCCGCTGTATGTGCAGGACCTTCATGGCTCGACGCAAAATCTGGCGTTTCTCGCCGGACTCGTCAGCGCGGTCACCGGCCTGTCCAACATGATATGTTCCCCGATACTCGGGAAAATGAGCGACAAGTACGGATCGCACCGGATATTGACCGTCTGTCTGATCGGAGCTGCGCTAACCTTGATTCCTCAGGCCTTCGTCGGCACGGTATGGCAGCTGCTTATCGTCCGCTTCCTGCTCGGAATCTTTATGGGCGGCCTGCTCCCGTCGGTCAATTCGCTGATTCGGAAATATACGCCGGATGGCATGGAGAGCCGGGCCTACAGCTTCAATACGAGCACGCTCGCCCTCGGCAATATGATCGGTCCCGTATTCGGGGGAGCGATGTCCGGACTTATCGGCATTCAAGGCATTTTTATCATCTCCGGCATTTTGCTGCTCGTGAACACGGCATGGGCCCGTTACTCCTTATACGGGAGAAGAAGAACGAGTCATTGA
- a CDS encoding sodium-dependent transporter, which translates to MTREQWTSKLGFILASAGSAIGLGAIWKFPNVVATSGGGAFFVIFLLFTLGIGLPLLLAEFAIGRSTGRGAVSAYQDIAPRSKWHWIGYLGIGTCFLLLSYYSVVGGWIVLYAGRGIVGGLLADGRDYDALFAETVANPWYAVAAQFVFMLITIAVVARGIKGGIERASRVLMPGLFILFLVLIIRSLTLPGMGEGLRYFLQPDFSKLTGQAVLYALGQSFFCLSVGVSVMVTYSSYLNRRESLLKSSVSVVGLNVLTSLMAGLAIFPAIFALGMKPQEGPGLLFGTLPALFEQLPFGGLFIVLFLALFLFAALTSAFSMLEILVSGFSKNDQQRSRMSWLFGILIFIVGIPSALSFGVWSDARVLGLSLFDAADFAVTNVLMPFGALLIALFVGYRFPRQRLHEEFASEAAWWRKGLALYIILLRYVIPVVIAVVFLHVLGLLKL; encoded by the coding sequence ATGACTCGAGAGCAGTGGACTTCGAAACTTGGATTTATACTGGCGTCGGCCGGATCGGCGATCGGGCTGGGGGCCATATGGAAATTTCCCAATGTCGTCGCGACGAGCGGCGGGGGCGCATTTTTTGTTATTTTTCTACTATTTACGCTGGGCATCGGACTGCCTCTGCTCCTGGCGGAGTTCGCCATCGGGCGCAGCACCGGGCGGGGAGCCGTGTCCGCCTATCAGGACATTGCTCCTCGATCGAAATGGCACTGGATCGGCTACTTAGGCATCGGAACCTGCTTCTTGCTCTTATCCTATTACAGTGTTGTCGGCGGGTGGATTGTGCTCTATGCAGGCCGCGGCATCGTCGGGGGCTTGCTCGCAGACGGCCGCGATTACGATGCGCTGTTCGCGGAGACGGTAGCGAATCCGTGGTACGCCGTTGCCGCGCAATTCGTCTTCATGCTGATTACCATCGCGGTGGTCGCGCGCGGAATCAAGGGGGGAATCGAACGGGCAAGCCGCGTCTTGATGCCCGGCTTGTTCATCTTATTCCTCGTGCTGATTATCCGTTCGCTGACTCTTCCCGGGATGGGCGAGGGGCTTCGTTATTTCCTTCAGCCTGATTTCAGCAAACTGACGGGACAGGCTGTCCTGTATGCGTTGGGGCAATCGTTCTTTTGCCTCAGCGTCGGGGTATCCGTCATGGTGACCTACAGCTCCTATCTGAACCGCCGGGAATCGCTGCTCAAATCATCGGTCTCTGTCGTCGGCCTGAACGTCCTGACCTCGTTGATGGCGGGACTTGCGATCTTCCCGGCCATCTTTGCGCTGGGGATGAAGCCGCAGGAAGGCCCGGGCTTGTTGTTCGGCACCTTGCCGGCTTTATTTGAGCAGCTGCCGTTCGGCGGCTTGTTCATCGTGTTGTTTTTGGCGCTGTTCCTGTTCGCGGCCTTGACCTCGGCCTTCTCTATGCTGGAGATTTTGGTGTCTGGATTTTCCAAAAACGATCAACAGCGCTCCCGGATGAGCTGGCTGTTCGGCATCCTTATCTTTATCGTTGGCATCCCGTCCGCCTTGTCGTTCGGCGTCTGGTCAGATGCGCGCGTTTTGGGCCTGTCCCTGTTCGACGCAGCCGACTTCGCCGTGACGAATGTGCTCATGCCCTTCGGGGCGCTGCTGATCGCCTTATTCGTCGGCTACCGGTTCCCGCGCCAGCGGCTGCACGAGGAATTCGCAAGCGAAGCGGCTTGGTGGCGCAAAGGCCTGGCCCTCTACATCATTCTGCTGCGCTACGTTATTCCGGTTGTTATCGCCGTCGTATTCCTTCATGTGCTTGGTTTGTTGAAATTGTAA